The DNA region CCTCCTGTGCCCCCGTATTGGACGTCCTGCAACCGTGCCACGATTTGCTGTCAACTCGCCTGTTTCGGACGTGACGATTGAGAAGAGAAAACATGCCGAATGTGAATTCTAGAAATTATGCAATGTCTGATAAGAGGCCGTACTTTAAAACAAACTTCCTTATGACTAAAAAAACTCGACGAACGATTTCGCTCCCCCTTCGGTATTGCACAAAGAGACATGCCAATAATTCAAACGAAACATGGGATTGCCACTTTGGTAAAATCAACATTAAACATGCAATTGAACCATTAACAAGTGGCCAGGCTGTGTATGCGCGACGCAAACCCTTAGCCGCAAGGAGCAGTATCACCAACCTTGCGATGGCAGTGACCACAATACTGATATATGAAATGGAGAATGGTGATACAGAAGCAAGCAACGCGGTGAGTAACTAGCCGAGTAGGCACTCACATTCGCCCGAAAGGTACATAGTGTAAAGTAGTGCTTCTTCCACTTACATGCTCGGTCGTTTTGCAACCGGGTACTACTAACGGAACCCAAAAGAGCGGCCAGAAAAGGAGAATAAGAATCACAATCATCGTAATGGTGAAGCAATCGATTTGGGAGCGAGTCCGCGTGACGGCCGACTGCTGGCAATAGGGACAGTTGATATTGTGAGGGCTCCTGTGCGTTTTGtgttgaagaaaagaagccATAACAGAGAGGACAAAATGAGATTCACAGCACGACATCAAAATTCATCAGGTAGCCTATTCCGTGTAAACAGCAATACACTGACTTACGTCCCCAAATTCGTAAGATTGACGACTTGGCCAGTGGCTGCTGGCGATGGAGCTGGGACCGTGTACGTCGTCGTAGTGGTCGTTGTTGGGCGTGACGCTGTTGAAGAGGCCGGAGCTGGCTTATAGCTGTTGCCGGCAGGAATGGCCATCGCAAACGGAGGCGGGTTTTCTTCCGGCGGAGCCGAATTCAGATCGATTTCAGCCTCCGGTGAAACGTTGGATTCCCCTATATGTGCAGCACACAGCGAGACAAAACAGTCACATTGTCAGGAGACAGAAAACTGCAAAGCAGTCACTCGGAAGCACGCTGCGAAGGATAGCGACTACGAGAGCTCGTATTTCCTCTCCTCGGCCAATTTTCATCTGTCGATTCATTCTATATCAACAACTTCATGAAAAGGAACAGGCAAACGTACCTTTGAGAGTCATGGTGGAAAGGGATCGATCTCGAACCAAAGATTGCAGAGTGTGAACCGCTCGGGCTTTTTGAGAGTAACCGATTTCTCACGGTCAGAGTCTGTGTGTTTGGCAACAGAGTACTCTCTACCCTTTACGGTTCCGAACCAATCACTCGTTTCCGGGTATCTTAGTGAATCCTCCATCAAAGTATATAACCCCATTTGGAACGACAGACTGCTCGCGAGATATTCCTCGTTCATGTCACAATCAGCATCACCAAAGCAAAATGGATTTCTTATTTCCAAGCGATctcttgacagtgaagcagGAGCGGAAAGTTTCACGTAATATACGATAAGAGCGATTGCATTTCTTCACATTTTTAAGCAACATTACCACAACGTCAAGACTATGGAGTCGCTTGGTAGACGGATAAAACCCCGCTCCGACTAGCGTAAGTCATCTACTAGATTCCTCTCTTGATACGATAAGAGCGATTGAATTTTTCACATTTTTGAAGCAACATTACCACAACTTCAAGACTATGGAGTCGCTCGGCAGACGGATAAAATCCCGAGAGATTCACTGCGATTTCGTTCCGACTCGCGTAAGTCATCTACTAGATTCCTCTCGTTTTTTGGATCCGCAACGACGGCTGGCCTATAACATACAATCGCGACCAAAACAAACGCGATATCATTTTTCGAATAGTGGAAATCTGCACATCACGGATGATATTTGTCAGCGTCAAGGGCACCCCCCTACAAATGCAGGAGCAAACAGAAAATGACATAAGAACATTGCTGCTAGCAGGTTGGCTGTCACAACTACTAGTAAATAAGATTGACAGCATCGCGGCTTGCTTGTTCACATTTATGTTAGGTCTTGCTCTGTCTAAAGAGGAAAAGCCTTGCCGAAGGCCTTTCGCTTACTATTTCGAATGTATTCAAGCCGTTTCTGCCGATCCCCGCGAGCGTAAAATGGCGCAACGCAAGTATTGGAGCAATCATTTGCTGCAATTAAACTCATCCATTCATGAGCACTCAACCCACATTACAGGCTCAAGTTGCGTCTTTTCACCGTACGGTTTTACTGACAGTTATAGTTCATGAAACGATTTTTCGCTCGCATCTAATTTTTCTGTCGGTCACAAAACATAATCAACGACTACTTTGACTAACCTGTAATATCTTGCAGAAACGAAAAGCGCGATTGGTGGAAACATTCACAGTCCACCCTTCTGAAGCGCAGAAAGGACGATACTAAGTCTCATGGTGCACCGAGAATCCCAATTGCCATCTACCATAAGTTCTAGGCGATTCGTGAGCAGCCTGCACGTGCAGCACATATATGGCAAGAGGAGTTCGCACCTACATAACGACCGTTCGACTTAAATATAAGTTGACATTATCACGCTACTAGGAGGTTTGGCCAATCACTCAACGGTAGTAGAGCGGTTCTCACAGAATTCCACGAACCGAAGGACGCCGACTCCGTACAAGATAGCAAGCTGAATGTAGGAAAGCCAGATGCGTTGCCGGTAAATTCCTTCGGCATCTAGTCAAAGGAACTTCATATAGCCAGTCCGCAACTTTTTTAGCCCAGTCCACTTTTTGCGGACTGACGAGGAAGTCGTTGCGAGTAGCAAGCAAATCTGGCCGGTGTTTTCTTATCACTCTTTTCTTGGTCACTTGCTTTGAAACCCCCACAATAATATGGCAAGTCTCAATACAAGCGATGCGACAAAAGGTGACAGTAGCTTCATCGACCAAGCTCCCTTCGAAGCGGAAGCAGATATTACTCTCGTGACGCTGGAGGCAAACGTATTGGACGAGGAATGTGGCTGGGATTCCTCAAGTCGCGGTCTTTCAGCCCCCATTGACATGGAACGTGTCTCCTCCAAAGATACAGAAGCTACACAGGAGAGCTTCACGGTGAAGGTGGTCGACGATGTCGTCGAGATACCTCCAGTTACACCTGGGCGCACCACACGTAATTCCTACAAGTTGGACGAGAGCCCACCCGGATTTCGCAGTTCCAACAAGCGCGTTTCAGCCATGACCAAGAAGGATAGCAAACTCCGGTGTTTTGATGTATCCACTGTTGTCGGGGTGATTGTTTTGTTAACCATCACGCCGTTTGTCCTATGGCTTGTACTATGGATTCGTATCAGTGGTTGAGTGAATCTATTCTGGCTCTTTTTGTGGTTGTCCGCGATAGCGCTTCATTATATGGAAGGCCTCATGCTCGCGTAATTTTTCTTTTGATAAACATTGTAATGTAAGTGTAATACTTTACATCCTTCTTAGAAGCGATGCTTCCATAGCTTTGGATTGCGCCCACGGCCTCCACTTGGTCTGTTGACACTTGCCTTGGCACAGCAATCGTCATCCGATagacaaacaaacaacaataccTTTGTGATGACAAATTGACTTCCCAGGATGCAGCCATCCACGATAACATAAAGTTCGCAAACAGTTCACTCGATTAATACGGATGTTTACTCTCGTTACAACTGGCATGATGCCGTGCTCTCAAACCGATGGCCGAGGCTCCATCCAATCGCTGCCTACTAAGCGACCGCTCACACGTCCGGGAAGAGAATTGCACGGATACTGGGCAGAAGCTCTTCGTACACCAAATTCAGTCGACTCGCCATGGTATTGTCACAAACAATCTTACCGTTAAGGGCGGTCAGCACGATACCTCCGTACGAATTAGTGGTCAAATCCCTGTTACGATTCTCGTTCATGACAACCTTGGGCTCCAACGTGACGCCGGATTCCCGCTTCATGATCTCCACGTATTCTTGGACGGCTACGTCGAGGATCTTTTCGATCGTGCCGATATCCTCGTTGCGGCAGAAAACGGTgacttccatttcttcaatcTTGATGAGTCCCTGGACAATGAGTTTTTGGAGCAACTGGGGGTAGTTCTGACCGCGCGCTACGACGGCACACTTGGCGCCGGCATCGGCCACGAGCTTTTGCAACAGATCGTCGCGAATCTTCATTTTTTTGACGCGGCATTCGCCAATCTCGGCCGATCGCGCGATACGCTGCTGCACTTCGCGatccttttccttcttggtGAATTCGTCCTGAATGTTCAACTTGGCTTCGTGCACCAAAGTTTGCTTCTCCAAATTGAAATCGTGTTCCGTCTGGAGACGAAAGTGCGGGCGAAAAAGGGAATTGGTGTGAGGAAGAGATACATGTAAATTCTATGGATACAGAATGCGGTGCGAGTATTGACGAAGCCATCTACAAATTGAACAATGCGAGGTAAAATGGGAAGAAACAATGTCAACTACAGGAGGCAAAGAAAGTTGCATCGACTACGCCGTCCGGAAAGGAACGTCGGCAAATCTCCACGAGAACGTCCAGGATGACATGAATACCGAGGCGTACCGTAGGCAGAAATGAAAACACCGTTGCGAGATCGTACAACTAGCTAGGTATAAGCTCTTTGCGGACCGATCCTTTACCCACCTTGACGCGAATTTCGTTGGCCTTTTCGTGGGCCTCTTGGAGAATAAAGTTCACCATCTGTCGAATTTGATCGGTAGCCGCCATGGTTGCAGTTGGTTAGTTGAATGCTCAAATATAAAACACAAAATGTAGGGAGGAACACGAGACGTCAATAGAACGGAACCACTATTCGCAACAACTCTTGTAGGTAACGGAACTTGCTTTGTAGGAAAGGAACACACGAACATTCAGTCATTTGCGGTTGACCCCGAACGAAATCCGCGGCACCGTGGCATCCAGAGGCGCCCTCTGCCCTGGGTTCCCGTTCGGCGAAGGGAAGAACGTCGCAAATCCACGCGCGTCGCGAGATATTCTATATTCACCTACGTGAAGGTTTAAAATTGAATGACCCCACCCCTAGAATGTCGTACCGGTTTTGAAAGGAATATTCGAGTTTTCATATATAACGGCTATCCGACACTCGGCCGGGCTCCAGCATGGAAACCCTTGGTGGGGTTAAAACAGCCTCACTGCCACGGCAACTCCGTGTATACCGAGTGCCATGGACACTACACACGATGGCTCTCCAGTGTCCATTCTCCCGCAGCGTTGGGAAAACCTCGAAGGATTGTTTGCTCCATGATTGTCGTGCCCATCGCGACACTCACTCACTCTCAGCTACCAAATTACTGTCtatctagctagctagcacTCTGTCTAGGAGACGTCCCAATCGAAGCCTTTGCCAAGCTCTCGCTTGCTTTTCGCTTCTCCGAACCATGAGCGACCGACCCAAGGGTCCGCTGGGGATCGACCCGTTGCGCTTTTCGATCGTGttgtttgtctttttgtttctcttTGTCATTTATTTACTGCTGCCGCGAGCTCTTCGGAAACAGTACTTTGGGGCCTACCCGAAGCGGCATGCCTGGTCGGCACGTTCACGGGCACGGCGATCGGGAGCCGTCTACGGACAGGTACGTGGACGTGTTTTGCTCGACAGGCTGCGCGCCAGACACGAAGCCACTCGGCGACGCGTTTCGTTGCCGCACGCCACCGTGGCGTGGCTGCCTATATTATAGAACAGCCGGGATCTGTACGAGACGCATTGCTTTGCTGGTTGTGAGCAATGACGTAAAAGCGTTTCACTTCTGCTGACACACATCTTGGCATTCTGCTCTATTCTTATTCTTTCTGGTAGTCGACCATTGGAGACAACACAGGCTCGTACACGGGTGGTTCTTCGTTGGGAACGGGTACCACTACGGGCAGTCATCGCGCAATGCATATGGTTGGTCTCGCCGCCACCGCACCACACCGCGCGGAGGAAGAGCACATTGATTTTACCACGCCCCCGCACGATGCGCAACAAAACAATGACGAAATCGTCATTTCCGCCGCCATGCAGCAACTCCGCGATCCCGGGGTCCTCATTGTGGCGCACGGAAGCCGGGGTAAACCCAAAACCGTCCGGCTGCAACTCACGGAAATGGCCATTACCTGGCGGACAGAAACCCGTAAAAAGAAGGACGTCAAGCCCAAAATGGGCAAACTGCATCAAGTGCCGCTCTCGCACATAATGTACGTTGATGTGGGGAAACAGACTACCGCACTGCGGAGGGTGGAAAACGCGTCGGTGAGCGAAGCTCTGTGTTTTTCGCTCTTGACCAAGGAAGGGTCGTTGGACTTGGAAGCCAATTCACCACGGGAACGGGACGCATTGGTATCGTGCTTTTCCCTCGTGTTGGACGAAGTGCACGCACAAAACTGGAGAGACATTTACCGCGGTCCTTCCTCAGATATGCCCAGCTCCTTTGATGAAATGGATCGCGCACAAGCGGGAATTTACAACAATGCCTAGAATAGGCCATTTATATTCTTATACATCCATGCGCCCAAGTAGTTGCATATGGGCAAGAAATGAGACATGTTCACTCATTCGCGTTAGCATATTTATTTCTTTTGCATCCGGGCAACCTTTTGCTCCTTTTGCCGACGCTTCCATTCCAGCTTTTTGGCTGCTTTCTTTGGCAGCGGCTTTTCCGGATCCCTAGGATTCGTGTTGCCTTTGCCTTTTGTTGATTGGGAGTCGTTCGATTTGATCTTTTTCGTGGGGCTGCTCTTCGTTTCTCGGACTACCGGGCTTTCTTCAACGTACGGCGTTTTCACCTTACTTCTTTTCGCGGCAGACTTTGGACTTGCAGCGGTTGTCTTCTGTACGACAGGAACTTTGCTGCTCTTCAGAGTCGCCACAGTTTGGGTTGCTGGCTCGGTAAATTCGCCATTGTAAAATGGAATCGCGTACTTCCCCTTTACTGGCTCTTTGGGTGGCGAGTGTTTGGTTGCACCCCCACACGTTCCATACACGCGACGAAAAATCCGTTCGTATCGTCCCCTTGATCGACGCGAATCAGTCGTGACGCATCATCGGCGCTCAACAAACCTTCCACCGCTTGTCCACGACGGTGCCAGGTGGCCAAACACCGCGGTGCAATCAACTTCCACACATCACCGCCATGATCCCGTAAGACCTCACCCACTACTTGTTCATTTTCCTCCACATTGACGCTGCAGGTCGAGTACACCACACGCTTCACGTTAGGAAAATTGGTCAAGGCATGTTTGAGTGCGGTGCTTTGAAAGTTGAACAAAGCCTGGAGTCGCGAGGCCTCATCCGCATCGTCTCCACCCCGAGCTTCATTGTGCCGGTCCACCGAGGTAAAAATTCCAGAGCCCGAGCAACTGGGATCCAACAAAATGGATGTAACCTTGGGAACATCGGATCCATTCAGCGTTAAAAAGTCCTTCAGCATGGGTTCCACCCGGACTGCGGCATGCGTATCGGCTGCGCTACTAGGAATCAATGCTTGCATGCGCTTTTTCAAAGACTCCAAGCGAGCCTTATTGCGATCCAAAGCATAAATCGTCGCTGGTTTGGCTTTGGCGTTCGACTGGTCCTGCTGTTTTTGCTGTGCGACGAGCGCGGCCAAATGCGATGTTTTGTTCCCCGGAGCCGCACACGCGTCCAAATAGTCACCATCCATTCCGGAGTCGACAAAGCCCCGTGTCAGGCATAATGCCGAAAAACATGAGCTCTTGTCCTGTAGAACTATCTTGGACGGCAGCAACGCATCGTGTTGCTGTAAATCCTTGGTCGCGGAGCGGGGTAGAACCAACAAATCAGGAACGTGTGGGTCCCTATAGCATtcaattttcattttctgTAGTATTTGAATGATGCTTGCGGTCGTCGTTTGCAGAGTGTTGACGCGTACATAACGGGGAAACCGTGCCGCTGGACTGAGTACACTAATATCGGCAACGTCCATATCCTTCAGGGCTGTTTGGAATCGATCCTGCAAGAGAACGAGCTTGCGCTTCAACACGCCGCCACCCTGTATCGCCTTGTTGGGTCCCAACAAAAGTTCGTACAACAACACGTACAGGAGGCCTTCATTTTTGGTTCCTTCCATGGGCACGATCTGGAGCAACTTGCGGAGAGTAGCTTGGTGTGCGAGTACTTTGCAGACCTGGGCGTAGGTGGATTTGGTACACTGTAGAGTGCCCTTTTTGTCGTAGACGAGCGACTTGATACCGCATTGGCGTTCCCAAATCTCGTTCAACAGAAAAGCTGCCTTTTGGTACGGTGAGGAGGAATATCCCATGGTACTACTGTGAAAGTGGAAGGGAAGTAGCAACAATGTATATACCAATGGGACACACACTCGTTCACCTGCCAACGACGGACTCGGGAGACATGGAAAGCAAGCGTGTGACCGTGAATTGGTGCACTTTTTCGATTTTGGATGGTTGTCAAGCTGGGGTTCACGCTTTTATCAATAGCGACATTCGTGCCCAATCCAAACTCAATAAGATAGACATTGCAGGTTCATCACTTACTGTTTGTTAATTGTATGGTAACGAGTGTTGGAGACGACAAATCCCGTGGCAAGCATCCGAAAACGCGGCATCCGAAAACGCTCCCTCCTCCTCCGACCTTTGTGTGCCCCTCCCCAATTAGTGGCGTCGcctctacttttggaagtCGTCTCATCCTTTTCCGTAGTTCCGGTCACACAGCGGGATCGGATGAAGATGTCCGAACAGGTTCGAATGTTCCTTCCGCGTGATTAGAAATCGTCTGCCTCTTACGGCACCCCCGCCTCACACTCGGAGGTTGACAAAAAAAACGTTCATTGTCACCTCTCCTCCTTTTTCCGTTTGCACACGGTGTCTAGTGGAGCCTTTTGCGTATGTGACTCGTCCGGCACAACACTttggttgacagtgacagcTTGGTCGAAGTATCACTTTTACATCGCTTATATTTCCCCATGAAGCTCTCTACTAATCCGTATACCACGACATCCAATCAATCTCGTCGCTACGCTCCTTGCGTCTTGCTTTGTATCGCGGGTGTGTTCGGCGGTATGCTGATCGGTTTGGCCGGCCGTCTCGAAGCCGTGGACGACGTCAACTGGGGGACGACGTCCCACAACggggcggcggcgacgacgacgacgtatCGACCCCACAGTGTTCCCGCTCGACTGCAGCAAAAGGTCCAACGCGTCCGGACTAGTCTACACCTCACGGGGGGAACGACCGCCTCGCGTCCACAGTCGCCCTTTGCCGTGCGCGACGAATTTGAAAAGGTGTATCCACCCAATGATCTGGAACGGATTCATCGGACGGTACAAGATTTACGGAAAGAAACACCGTCGACGCAATCCGGAATGCCTTACAATGTCATGGCTTGTCCGGACGAACCGCCCGTGGACTATCCCGTGGCGTGGAATATCCTGACTATTCTCCACCATTGGAATCCCGACAATACCACCATACCCGCCGACGGCATTTACCAAAGTCTCTGTGTGTTTGATTGGCAAACGGAACAGTACAAGGCCGAACGCTACCGGGAATTGGAGTTACCCTTTGTGGTGACGAATCATCCGGAAGTGCTCCGGGCGGCCGAGCGCTGGACGACCCCGGGCTACCTGGAGCGCGTGCTGGGCGATACAGCCCAACGGAACGAACACAGTACGAATACGAATCACCTTATGTTTTGGCGGACCTACCATCTGAACGCCCAATCGATTCCCAAAGACTGGAAGGCGCCGACGGAGATGGTGGAACTCACGTACGCTGATTGGTTGACCAAGGCGCAGGCCATGGAACAGCAAAGCGGTGCGGATCATACGCAACGGGATCACTGGTACTTTCGTTTGAACGGTGGCGGATACAACGCAAAAGACCCCCAGGCCAAGTCCCACCCACAGAACAATCCCGTCCTGTTCCACGAACTCCCCATGTTCATTCCGGAACAAGccaatttcttcctcgtGGAGCCGACCAAGGGTCACGGGATTAACTGTCGTTTCGGTATGAAGGGTGCCATTGCCGAAGCCCACTTTGATCCGACCCGTAATTTCATTCTGGTCCTCGGTGGGCAGCGTCGGTACATTCTGACGCAC from Phaeodactylum tricornutum CCAP 1055/1 chromosome 18, whole genome shotgun sequence includes:
- a CDS encoding predicted protein, with the protein product MAATDQIRQMVNFILQEAHEKANEIRVKTEHDFNLEKQTLVHEAKLNIQDEFTKKEKDREVQQRIARSAEIGECRVKKMKIRDDLLQKLVADAGAKCAVVARGQNYPQLLQKLIVQGLIKIEEMEVTVFCRNEDIGTIEKILDVAVQEYVEIMKRESGVTLEPKVVMNENRNRDLTTNSYGGIVLTALNGKIVCDNTMASRLNLVYEELLPSIRAILFPDV
- a CDS encoding predicted protein, whose amino-acid sequence is MASLNTSDATKGDSSFIDQAPFEAEADITLVTLEANVLDEECGWDSSSRGLSAPIDMERVSSKDTEATQESFTVKVVDDVVEIPPVTPGRTTRNSYKLDESPPGFRSSNKRVSAMTKKDSKLRCFDVSTVVGVIVLLTITPFVLWLVLWIRISG
- a CDS encoding predicted protein yields the protein MSDRPKGPLGIDPLRFSIVLFVFLFLFVIYLLLPRALRKQYFGAYPKRHAWSARSRARRSGAVYGQSTIGDNTGSYTGGSSLGTGTTTGSHRAMHMVGLAATAPHRAEEEHIDFTTPPHDAQQNNDEIVISAAMQQLRDPGVLIVAHGSRGKPKTVRLQLTEMAITWRTETRKKKDVKPKMGKLHQVPLSHIMYVDVGKQTTALRRVENASVSEALCFSLLTKEGSLDLEANSPRERDALVSCFSLVLDEVHAQNWRDIYRGPSSDMPSSFDEMDRAQAGIYNNA